A region from the Clostridium beijerinckii genome encodes:
- a CDS encoding lysophospholipase, with protein MNKDSMVPKVFSELNSNIQEIKKYISQDNYKKEMLNKVEPYLNKQRKNGYIIGAKKLKLYYEKFIVKNAKANIVICHGMGEFTEKYYELIYYFMKEGYSVFIIEHRGHGRSQRIGIDDSQINVEKFNYYIEDFKKFIDEIVIPDSNNKNLLLFAHSMGGGIGTVFLEEYTNYFKAAVLSSPMHEINTGKTPKILASIISNGMKLCGKGIMYLPGQKPYTGEKIFPSRTTSCKEKYEYMHEKIKNNNAYHSGGSSALWYIESSKATRKLVKKENASKVKIPILLFQAEYDTHVVPKGQNKFASYAKNCKVIRVKGAKHEAYFEKDEISFDFLDKVILFYENNLK; from the coding sequence ATGAATAAAGATAGTATGGTTCCAAAAGTATTTTCGGAGCTGAATTCTAATATACAAGAGATAAAAAAATATATTTCTCAAGACAATTATAAAAAGGAAATGCTAAATAAGGTTGAACCCTATTTAAACAAACAGCGAAAAAATGGTTATATAATAGGAGCAAAAAAATTAAAGCTTTATTATGAAAAATTCATTGTTAAAAATGCAAAAGCTAATATAGTTATTTGTCATGGAATGGGAGAATTTACTGAAAAATATTATGAGTTGATTTATTATTTTATGAAAGAAGGATATTCTGTTTTTATTATTGAACACAGGGGTCATGGACGTTCTCAAAGGATTGGAATAGATGATTCTCAAATTAATGTTGAAAAATTTAATTATTATATTGAAGATTTTAAGAAATTTATAGATGAAATTGTTATTCCTGATAGTAATAATAAAAATTTATTATTATTTGCACATTCTATGGGAGGCGGAATCGGAACTGTTTTTTTAGAGGAATATACCAATTATTTTAAAGCTGCTGTATTAAGTTCACCAATGCATGAAATAAATACAGGGAAAACACCAAAGATTTTAGCAAGTATTATTTCTAATGGGATGAAACTATGTGGAAAGGGTATAATGTATCTTCCAGGACAAAAACCATATACAGGAGAAAAAATTTTCCCTAGCAGAACTACTAGTTGTAAAGAAAAATACGAATATATGCACGAGAAGATTAAAAATAATAATGCATATCATAGTGGGGGATCCTCTGCTCTATGGTATATTGAAAGCTCAAAAGCTACTAGAAAACTTGTAAAAAAAGAAAATGCTTCAAAAGTAAAAATACCAATATTATTATTTCAAGCCGAATATGATACTCATGTTGTTCCAAAAGGACAGAATAAGTTTGCATCATATGCTAAGAATTGTAAGGTAATTCGTGTAAAAGGAGCTAAGCATGAAGCTTACTTTGAAAAGGATGAAATATCATTTGATTTTCTTGATAAGGTAATCTTATTTTATGAAAATAACTTGAAATAA
- the pulA gene encoding type I pullulanase, with product MNLLDNDYNNYTGKLGIEYSKDSTKFVLWAPNANNVRLALFGKNGENYTNAPEEILDMNRGLQGTWNLEVKKDLKGEFYNYLVTNSGNEREVTDPYAKALGVNGNRGMVINLIETDPIDFNKDERPELISATGAIIYEVHVRDFSINENSGVELERRGKFVAFCEHGTSIPGQYTKTGIDYLNYLGVTHVHLLPSFDYETVDESRPDMPQYNWGYDPKNYFSPEGSYSTNPFSGEKRINEFKEMVKSLHKSGIRVVMDMVYNHTYKTYDSNLNLAVPGYYYRQDFNGNFSNGSGCGNELASERYMVRKLIVDSVIYWAKEYHIDGFRFDLMGLHDIETIKQIRMELDKIDTSILVYGEGWAGGWTPLRGEDSAIKENIVKFDKMQIAAFSDDTRDSVKGHVFNIKERGYVNGRTGLEESIKFCIVGAIGKEGINYDKVLYSRWAWANEPYQCINYISAHDNYTLWDKLYMSNEDSSLEKRKNMNKLAAAIVLTSQGIPFFQAGEEFLRTKKNDDGSFNHDSYNAPDRVNNLEWSRVYEYKDIVNYYRGLIKLRKKYKAFRMNSSEEIKKNLTFLEYGESFYKQNVVAYKIEDNSGKNLCNTIVVILNPNDEEAFIDLRQCGWSVLVNKERAGVDEIYAIAGNNITVPSKCAYVLIKK from the coding sequence ATGAATTTATTAGATAATGATTATAATAATTATACTGGCAAGCTAGGAATTGAATATTCTAAAGATAGTACCAAATTTGTGTTGTGGGCACCTAATGCAAATAATGTGAGATTAGCTTTATTTGGGAAAAATGGGGAGAACTATACAAATGCTCCGGAAGAAATATTAGATATGAATAGGGGCTTGCAAGGAACTTGGAATTTAGAAGTTAAGAAAGATCTGAAGGGTGAATTTTATAATTATTTAGTCACTAATAGTGGAAATGAAAGAGAAGTAACAGATCCTTATGCTAAAGCACTTGGTGTTAACGGAAATAGAGGGATGGTAATTAATCTTATAGAAACCGATCCTATAGATTTTAACAAAGATGAAAGACCAGAATTAATTAGTGCTACGGGAGCTATAATATATGAAGTTCATGTAAGAGATTTTTCAATAAATGAAAATTCAGGAGTTGAATTAGAGAGAAGAGGAAAGTTTGTTGCATTTTGTGAACATGGAACTAGTATTCCAGGGCAATATACTAAAACTGGCATTGATTATTTAAATTATTTAGGAGTAACACATGTTCATTTACTCCCTTCTTTTGACTATGAGACTGTTGACGAAAGTAGACCTGATATGCCACAATATAATTGGGGATATGATCCTAAAAATTATTTTTCACCTGAAGGATCTTACTCAACCAATCCCTTTAGTGGAGAAAAAAGGATTAATGAATTTAAGGAAATGGTTAAAAGCCTTCATAAATCAGGTATACGAGTTGTTATGGATATGGTTTATAACCATACATATAAAACTTATGATTCAAATCTAAATTTAGCAGTACCTGGATATTATTATCGACAAGACTTTAATGGTAATTTTTCAAATGGTTCAGGATGTGGTAATGAATTAGCTTCAGAAAGATATATGGTAAGAAAGCTTATTGTTGATTCAGTAATTTATTGGGCTAAAGAATATCATATAGATGGATTTAGATTTGACTTAATGGGACTTCATGACATTGAAACTATAAAACAAATTAGAATGGAATTAGATAAAATTGATACGTCTATACTTGTGTATGGTGAGGGATGGGCTGGTGGATGGACACCCCTTCGGGGAGAAGATTCAGCAATAAAAGAAAACATAGTGAAATTTGATAAAATGCAAATTGCAGCGTTTAGCGATGATACTAGAGATTCTGTTAAAGGGCATGTATTTAATATAAAGGAAAGAGGCTATGTGAATGGTAGGACAGGTCTTGAAGAAAGTATTAAGTTTTGCATAGTTGGAGCCATTGGAAAAGAAGGCATTAATTATGATAAAGTATTATATTCACGCTGGGCATGGGCAAATGAACCGTATCAATGCATAAATTATATTTCGGCACATGATAATTATACATTATGGGATAAGTTATATATGTCAAATGAAGATTCATCTCTAGAAAAGCGTAAGAATATGAATAAATTAGCAGCAGCTATAGTTTTAACATCTCAAGGAATACCATTTTTTCAAGCTGGAGAAGAATTTTTAAGAACTAAAAAAAATGATGATGGAAGTTTTAATCATGATAGCTATAATGCTCCGGATAGAGTAAATAATTTAGAATGGAGCAGAGTTTACGAGTATAAAGATATTGTTAATTATTATAGAGGATTAATTAAATTAAGAAAAAAATACAAAGCTTTTAGAATGAATTCAAGTGAGGAAATTAAAAAAAACTTGACATTCTTAGAGTATGGAGAAAGTTTTTACAAACAAAACGTTGTTGCATATAAAATAGAAGATAACAGTGGAAAGAATTTATGTAATACTATAGTAGTAATATTAAATCCAAATGATGAAGAAGCATTCATAGACTTAAGACAATGTGGCTGGAGTGTTCTTGTTAATAAGGAAAGAGCTGGAGTAGATGAAATTTATGCTATAGCAGGTAATAATATAACTGTTCCTTCAAAGTGTGCATATGTTTTAATTAAAAAATGA
- a CDS encoding RlmI/RlmK family 23S rRNA methyltransferase, with translation MKETIITVKKEFVNKYKKGYPLILEEALENTKALKEEGQIITLIDEKKAFLGKGYYGKQNKGCGWILSNSKNSNPDDKFFYDKLRNAFSKRMKFYKSRDTNAFRVFNGEGDGIGGLTIDYFDEYYLITWYSKGMYEFKDSILKAIKSLVSFYGIYEKKRFDENGMVLDEDSYVCGKKAPAPLIVKENNVNFAIYLNDGAMVGVFLDQKEVRKSIKDKYSNNKRVLNTFSYTGAFSMAAAKGGAITTSVDLASRSLEKTTENFTINNINATKHDIIVEDIFLYFKRAKKEELKFDVVILDPPSFATSKDNRFSAAKDYKDLVKSAIYITEDQGIIVASTNCATFNMIKFKKFIDEAFKECDKNYEILEEHTLPEDFAVTDKFPEGDYLKVVFVRMS, from the coding sequence ATGAAAGAAACAATAATTACAGTAAAAAAAGAATTTGTTAATAAATATAAAAAAGGATATCCATTAATTCTAGAAGAAGCTTTGGAGAATACAAAAGCTTTAAAAGAAGAAGGGCAAATTATAACCCTTATAGATGAGAAAAAGGCTTTTTTAGGAAAAGGATATTATGGAAAGCAAAATAAAGGTTGCGGTTGGATTTTAAGTAACAGTAAAAATAGTAATCCAGATGATAAGTTTTTTTATGATAAGCTTAGAAATGCATTTTCTAAAAGAATGAAATTTTATAAATCAAGAGATACTAATGCATTTAGAGTATTTAATGGTGAAGGTGATGGAATAGGTGGTCTTACTATAGACTATTTTGATGAATATTATCTTATAACTTGGTATAGCAAAGGTATGTATGAATTCAAAGATAGCATACTTAAAGCTATAAAATCATTGGTATCTTTTTATGGTATATATGAAAAAAAGAGATTTGATGAAAATGGTATGGTTTTAGATGAAGACAGTTATGTATGTGGGAAGAAAGCACCAGCCCCTCTTATAGTTAAAGAAAACAACGTTAATTTTGCAATTTATTTAAATGATGGTGCAATGGTTGGAGTATTTTTAGATCAAAAAGAAGTAAGAAAATCTATTAAAGATAAGTATTCTAATAATAAGAGAGTGCTAAATACTTTCTCTTATACAGGAGCATTTTCTATGGCAGCTGCAAAAGGTGGTGCCATTACTACAAGTGTTGACTTAGCAAGCAGAAGTTTAGAAAAAACAACTGAAAACTTTACTATAAATAATATTAATGCAACAAAGCATGACATAATCGTCGAAGATATCTTCCTTTATTTCAAACGTGCGAAGAAAGAAGAATTAAAATTTGATGTGGTTATTCTTGATCCGCCAAGTTTTGCAACATCTAAAGATAATAGATTTAGTGCAGCAAAAGATTATAAGGATTTGGTTAAGTCAGCAATATATATAACTGAAGATCAAGGAATAATTGTGGCTTCTACAAATTGTGCTACTTTTAATATGATTAAATTTAAAAAGTTTATAGATGAAGCATTTAAAGAATGTGATAAGAACTATGAAATTTTAGAAGAACATACTCTTCCTGAAGATTTTGCAGTTACTGATAAATTCCCAGAAGGAGATTATTTAAAAGTTGTTTTTGTAAGAATGTCTTAA
- a CDS encoding ribonuclease J: protein MDNNEIQIEKIKPKRKIKPPAIPIKIIPLGGLEEIGKNITAFEYKDEIVVIDCGLAFPDEDLYGIDLVIPDVTYLIKNKDKVKGFFITHGHEDHIGALPYVLKQINAPIYGTKLTLGLIEIKLKEHNILNDCSLNIIEPGELIKLNEINIEFIRNNHSIPDSCSIALHTPVGVIVHTGDFKVDFTPVDEKVMDLQRYAELGKRGVLLLMAESTNCLHKGFTMSEKTVGETLDNLFSKATGRVIVSTFASNVHRLQQISNSSIKNNRKIAFSGRSMEKISEVAINLGYLFIPEDMIISLDEIKNYPHDKITIVTTGSQGESMAALTRIAASTHRQIQIEDGDTVIISATPIPGNEKAVSNVINDLIEKGANVIYKAIEDIHVSGHACEQELRLIQALLKPKFFIPIHGEYKHLSNHVKIAQSMGVDKSNTFILRTGDVFELSRNKGTVTGKVPFGRVLIDGMGVGDVGSMVLRDRKNLAENGIITVVIAIDRRNKIITSGPDIVSRGFVYVRNSEELIDEVRSVVINIVEKCLENNITQWAEIKNSIRREVDNFVYTKMKRKPMILPVIVEV, encoded by the coding sequence TTGGATAATAATGAAATTCAAATTGAAAAAATTAAACCAAAGAGAAAAATCAAACCACCAGCAATTCCAATAAAAATAATTCCATTAGGTGGGCTTGAGGAAATAGGAAAGAATATTACTGCCTTTGAATATAAGGATGAAATAGTAGTTATAGATTGTGGTTTGGCATTTCCAGATGAAGATCTTTATGGAATTGATCTTGTAATTCCAGATGTAACATATTTAATAAAAAATAAAGATAAGGTAAAGGGCTTTTTTATTACCCATGGACATGAAGATCATATAGGTGCATTACCATATGTATTAAAACAAATTAATGCTCCTATATATGGCACAAAACTTACACTTGGGTTAATTGAAATTAAATTAAAAGAACATAATATTCTTAATGATTGTTCATTGAATATTATTGAACCAGGTGAGTTAATAAAATTAAATGAAATTAATATTGAATTTATTAGAAATAATCATAGTATACCAGATAGCTGTTCAATTGCATTACATACACCTGTAGGAGTTATTGTTCACACTGGGGACTTTAAAGTTGATTTTACACCAGTTGATGAAAAAGTTATGGATTTACAAAGATATGCGGAGTTGGGTAAGAGAGGTGTATTGCTTTTAATGGCAGAAAGCACTAATTGCCTTCATAAAGGTTTTACAATGTCAGAAAAAACAGTAGGTGAAACATTAGACAATCTTTTTAGTAAAGCAACCGGTAGGGTTATAGTATCTACATTTGCATCAAATGTTCATAGGTTACAGCAAATTAGCAATTCTTCCATTAAAAATAATAGAAAGATTGCTTTTAGTGGTCGAAGTATGGAGAAAATATCAGAAGTTGCTATAAATCTTGGATATTTATTTATTCCAGAAGATATGATAATAAGCTTAGATGAAATTAAAAATTATCCGCATGATAAGATAACTATTGTTACTACTGGAAGTCAAGGCGAATCAATGGCAGCACTTACAAGGATAGCTGCATCAACTCACAGACAGATACAAATAGAAGACGGAGATACGGTCATTATCTCAGCAACTCCGATACCAGGTAATGAAAAAGCAGTATCAAATGTAATAAATGATTTAATAGAGAAGGGTGCTAATGTAATTTATAAAGCAATAGAAGATATACATGTTTCAGGGCATGCTTGCGAACAAGAGCTTAGATTGATTCAAGCTTTATTAAAGCCTAAGTTTTTTATACCTATTCATGGTGAGTATAAGCATTTAAGTAACCATGTTAAAATTGCACAAAGTATGGGAGTAGATAAATCTAATACATTTATTTTAAGAACTGGAGATGTTTTTGAATTATCTAGAAACAAAGGTACAGTAACAGGAAAAGTGCCTTTTGGAAGAGTGCTTATAGATGGCATGGGTGTTGGTGATGTTGGTAGTATGGTACTCAGAGATAGAAAAAACTTGGCTGAAAATGGAATTATAACAGTAGTTATAGCTATAGATAGAAGAAATAAAATTATAACATCAGGACCAGATATAGTTTCAAGAGGTTTTGTATATGTTAGAAATTCTGAAGAATTAATTGATGAAGTTAGAAGTGTAGTTATTAATATTGTAGAAAAGTGTTTAGAAAATAATATAACTCAATGGGCAGAAATAAAAAATAGTATAAGAAGAGAAGTAGATAATTTTGTTTATACAAAAATGAAGAGAAAACCTATGATTTTACCAGTAATTGTTGAAGTATAA
- a CDS encoding capsular biosynthesis protein — MKKIPFSPPDITEEEIEAVANVLRSGWITSGPQLTKFEEEIEEYLKVNKALALNSATAAMELVLKVFDIKEGDEIISTPYTYTATSSVAVHRGIKPIYVDVKKDTFEMDIDKVAEKITDKTKVIMPVDIAGVPFDYDALKKVLKDKNREDIIILCDSAHAFGAKYKGEPVGSQCDFHSFSFHAVKNLTTGEGGAVTFNDNNFRGHENLLQYMRFTAMHGQSKDALSKLKAGAWEYDIINDGLKCNMTDISAAIGLVQLKRYEGMLEKRRQIFKTYTDILSKEDFSIIPVTKDDNGTETSYHLYLYRIKGFNEEKRNAAIQKLAEMGIATNVHYKPLPMLTLYKNLGYDIKDYPNAYAQYENEITLPVYTTLSLEDAEYIAKETVKVIKELL; from the coding sequence ATGAAAAAGATACCATTTTCACCACCTGATATAACAGAAGAAGAAATAGAGGCAGTAGCTAATGTGTTAAGGTCAGGATGGATCACTTCAGGACCACAACTTACAAAGTTTGAAGAAGAAATAGAAGAGTACTTAAAAGTTAATAAAGCATTAGCATTAAATAGTGCTACAGCTGCAATGGAGTTAGTACTTAAGGTATTTGATATAAAAGAGGGCGATGAGATTATATCTACTCCATACACTTATACAGCAACTTCAAGTGTTGCAGTACATAGGGGAATTAAACCTATATATGTAGATGTTAAGAAAGATACTTTTGAAATGGATATAGATAAGGTTGCAGAAAAGATTACAGATAAGACTAAAGTAATTATGCCAGTAGATATTGCAGGTGTACCATTTGATTATGATGCATTAAAGAAAGTTTTAAAGGATAAAAATAGGGAAGATATTATAATTCTTTGTGATTCAGCCCATGCTTTTGGAGCTAAATACAAAGGAGAGCCTGTTGGTTCTCAATGTGACTTCCATTCATTTTCATTCCATGCAGTTAAGAATTTAACTACAGGAGAAGGTGGAGCAGTCACTTTTAATGATAATAATTTTAGAGGACATGAAAATTTACTTCAATATATGAGATTTACTGCTATGCATGGTCAATCAAAGGATGCGTTAAGTAAACTTAAAGCAGGAGCTTGGGAATATGATATTATAAACGATGGACTTAAGTGCAATATGACAGATATTAGTGCTGCAATTGGATTAGTTCAGCTTAAGAGATATGAAGGAATGCTTGAAAAGAGAAGACAAATATTCAAGACATACACAGATATATTATCTAAAGAAGACTTCTCAATAATTCCAGTTACTAAAGATGATAATGGAACTGAAACATCATATCATTTATATCTTTATAGAATTAAAGGATTTAATGAAGAAAAGAGAAATGCAGCTATTCAAAAGTTAGCTGAAATGGGAATAGCAACAAATGTTCATTATAAACCTCTTCCAATGCTAACACTTTATAAGAATCTTGGATATGATATTAAAGATTATCCAAATGCTTATGCCCAATATGAAAATGAAATCACATTACCTGTATATACTACATTGTCTTTAGAAGATGCAGAATATATAGCTAAAGAAACAGTTAAAGTAATTAAAGAATTATTATAA
- a CDS encoding DUF4931 domain-containing protein → MEKEKYLVFLNDINKDKPNEFKKINMKECPFCNREKLTDIIDEEGPFVLLKNKYPTIKDTYQLVLIETYSCDNDMGQYSSDYMEDLIRFGVKHWLKIEESGEYKSVLFYKNHGPNSGGSLKHSHMQIVGLDDIDYKLKIKDEYFEGIEVHKSDNCLVNLSHRPFSGFTEFNIIINDDLYALDELSNNLRKIVHYLLNNYFVKCDSFNIFFYHLNGKIICKSMPRFHSSPLFLGYGIKQISSCEREIVDKLKSMYFQ, encoded by the coding sequence ATGGAAAAAGAAAAATATTTAGTATTTTTAAATGATATTAATAAAGATAAACCAAATGAATTTAAAAAAATAAATATGAAAGAATGTCCCTTTTGTAATAGAGAGAAGCTTACAGATATTATTGATGAAGAGGGACCCTTTGTATTACTTAAAAATAAGTATCCAACAATAAAAGATACCTATCAATTGGTTCTTATAGAAACATATAGTTGCGATAATGATATGGGACAATATTCTTCAGACTATATGGAAGACTTAATAAGGTTTGGTGTTAAACATTGGTTAAAGATAGAAGAAAGTGGAGAGTATAAGTCAGTTCTATTTTATAAAAATCATGGACCTAATTCTGGGGGGAGTTTAAAGCATTCTCACATGCAAATTGTAGGACTTGATGATATTGATTATAAATTAAAAATAAAAGATGAGTATTTTGAAGGAATAGAAGTTCATAAAAGCGATAATTGTTTAGTGAATTTATCTCATAGACCTTTTAGTGGATTTACTGAGTTTAATATAATTATTAATGATGATTTATATGCACTTGATGAACTTTCCAATAACCTTAGAAAGATAGTTCATTATCTCTTAAACAATTATTTCGTAAAATGTGATAGCTTTAATATATTCTTTTATCATTTAAATGGAAAGATTATATGTAAATCTATGCCAAGATTTCATAGCTCACCATTGTTTCTTGGGTATGGAATAAAGCAAATATCAAGTTGTGAAAGAGAAATAGTTGATAAATTAAAATCGATGTATTTTCAATAG
- a CDS encoding IS4 family transposase, with amino-acid sequence MDKLANRSVFRKLIKLIDGNIGRKLRKANNEYKYSKCYTGRDHILTMLFLQISGCDGLRDINAKYKNSSKISKDFNMPSYSQISRLNKSKSSDLFRNVFEELLVKADKEMNSSVKIKNFKDIKIIDSSVVSIGKGLAPELYYEDEKSAIRISTLLSFGTKLPDKISIRPAKVGERSCIDGYVNSDKNIYLFDKGYFKYSWYDEMSHDNYKFITRQQSNSVTEEYLSIYTGVDNLYDYIVTMGSDYSKNKTKYKYREILYFTKDSDEEFRLVTNIFDMPAEDIVSLYKKRWDIELFFKWIKQHLTIKKWVGRTLNAITIQIYSALIIYILLLLIKYRFKSNLSTFDVLRKFQTNILERYALRNILLL; translated from the coding sequence ATGGATAAACTTGCAAATAGAAGTGTGTTTAGAAAATTAATTAAACTTATTGATGGGAATATTGGAAGAAAATTAAGAAAAGCGAATAATGAATATAAATACTCAAAGTGTTATACAGGTCGGGATCATATTCTAACAATGTTGTTTTTACAAATCTCCGGCTGTGATGGCTTAAGAGATATTAATGCTAAATATAAAAATTCATCGAAGATAAGTAAGGATTTCAACATGCCAAGTTATTCCCAAATATCTAGATTAAATAAGAGTAAGTCATCAGATTTATTTAGAAATGTTTTCGAAGAATTATTGGTAAAAGCTGATAAAGAAATGAATTCTTCAGTTAAAATAAAAAACTTTAAAGATATTAAAATAATAGATTCATCAGTAGTTAGTATAGGTAAGGGCTTAGCCCCTGAACTCTATTATGAAGATGAAAAATCTGCTATTAGAATTAGTACTCTTTTATCATTTGGAACTAAGTTACCTGATAAAATTAGCATCCGCCCTGCTAAAGTAGGAGAACGTAGTTGTATTGACGGCTATGTTAATTCGGATAAAAATATATATTTATTTGATAAGGGATATTTTAAGTACTCTTGGTATGATGAGATGAGTCATGATAATTATAAATTTATCACAAGACAACAAAGCAACTCTGTTACGGAGGAGTATTTATCCATTTATACTGGAGTAGATAATCTATATGATTATATTGTTACAATGGGGTCTGATTATAGTAAAAATAAAACTAAATATAAATATAGAGAGATTCTATATTTTACTAAGGACTCCGACGAAGAATTCCGTTTAGTTACTAACATATTCGATATGCCAGCTGAAGACATAGTATCTCTCTATAAAAAGCGTTGGGATATTGAGTTATTCTTTAAATGGATAAAACAACATCTGACCATTAAAAAATGGGTCGGAAGAACCCTTAACGCAATAACCATACAAATATATAGTGCCCTTATTATCTATATTTTATTACTTTTAATAAAATATAGATTTAAAAGTAATTTAAGCACTTTTGATGTACTCCGAAAGTTTCAGACTAATATATTAGAAAGATATGCTCTAAGGAATATTTTGTTACTGTGA
- a CDS encoding methyltransferase type 11, with product MGGIILKIGEFAKISGVTIKTLLHYDKIGLLKPCEKTESGYRIYCEDDFLKLQQITTLKFIGLSLNEISHILHESGENLESMINIQKKALEEKKKHIDAVIDVFNKAKNTAKKNGFLDANNLIDIIKITNMESIVREQYKSDKNLNIRSNLHSYNINKVDFDNWCFDQMNFPKNAKILELGCGTGKLWFKNKERIDKNLDITLSDFSKSMLKIAKDKLKDIDYDFKYEEINIENIPYEDESFDIVIAEHMIYFAPDIEKALCEIKRVLIPGGILYVSANSCETMTELNKLAEKFDSSLGIDNNGYSCRFELENGDVILKKYFNKVDVEILEGKIIVNDAKPVVSYKASTIQGSSILVGEKKKEFTKYLEGYIKKNGNISITTKTCMFKARK from the coding sequence ATGGGAGGGATAATTTTGAAGATAGGTGAATTTGCTAAAATATCAGGAGTAACGATAAAAACATTACTTCATTATGATAAAATCGGATTACTTAAACCTTGTGAAAAAACAGAATCTGGATATAGAATTTATTGTGAAGATGACTTCTTGAAACTTCAACAGATTACGACTTTAAAATTTATTGGTTTATCATTAAATGAAATAAGCCATATTCTACATGAGAGTGGAGAAAACTTGGAAAGTATGATAAATATTCAAAAGAAGGCTTTAGAAGAAAAGAAAAAGCATATTGATGCTGTTATAGATGTTTTTAATAAAGCTAAAAATACAGCAAAGAAAAACGGTTTTTTAGATGCTAATAATTTAATTGATATTATAAAGATAACTAATATGGAAAGTATAGTTAGGGAACAATATAAAAGTGATAAGAATCTTAACATTAGGAGTAATCTCCATAGTTATAATATAAATAAGGTAGATTTTGATAACTGGTGTTTTGATCAAATGAATTTTCCTAAGAACGCAAAAATATTAGAACTTGGATGTGGAACAGGAAAACTTTGGTTTAAGAATAAAGAACGTATAGATAAAAATTTAGATATTACTTTATCAGATTTTTCAAAAAGCATGCTTAAGATTGCGAAGGACAAATTAAAAGACATAGATTATGACTTTAAATATGAAGAGATAAATATTGAGAATATTCCATATGAAGATGAAAGTTTTGATATTGTAATTGCAGAGCATATGATTTATTTTGCGCCAGATATAGAAAAAGCTTTATGTGAAATAAAGAGAGTTTTAATTCCTGGTGGAATACTTTATGTAAGTGCTAATTCATGTGAAACTATGACAGAATTAAATAAACTTGCGGAAAAATTTGATTCTAGTCTTGGAATTGACAATAATGGTTATTCATGTAGGTTTGAATTAGAAAATGGAGATGTAATTCTTAAAAAATATTTTAATAAAGTTGATGTAGAAATATTAGAAGGAAAAATCATAGTAAACGATGCAAAGCCAGTAGTTTCTTATAAAGCTTCAACAATCCAAGGTAGTTCAATACTTGTTGGAGAAAAGAAAAAAGAGTTTACAAAGTATTTAGAAGGCTATATCAAAAAAAATGGGAATATATCAATAACTACAAAGACCTGTATGTTTAAAGCCAGAAAATAA